One Bradyrhizobium zhanjiangense DNA segment encodes these proteins:
- a CDS encoding acyl-CoA synthetase, producing MAPEKMTISPFDKNLDKVKANYVPLTPVSFLQRSAHVYPNLTSVIYEERCFTWKETFERCRRFASFLDQYGIRRGDTVAVMLPNVPAMVESHFSIPMIGAIIHAINIRLDAASIAFQLDHGGAKVLLVDPEFADLIREAIALLSGPKPLIVDVRDNHFSSTAIGDIDYETALVSGDPAFAWHHPNDEWDAIALSYTSGTTGDPKGVVTHYRGAYLSAVSTILAGNLGQHPVYLWTLPMFHCNGWCFPWTLAAAAGINVCLRKVEPTRIFELIKQHGVTHMCGAPIVYNMLINAPDALERNAARGVVGLIAGAAPPVAVLEGAESIGIKLTHVYGLTEVYGPASVCAEQPGWDELPAAERAKMKSRQGVPYHLQDALTVMNPETMQEVPRDGETIGEVMFRGNMVMKGYLKNEKATRQAFESGWFHTGDLGVLDEHGYVIVKDRSKDIIISGGENISSVEVEDVLYKHPAVLFAAVVAKPDAKWGEVPCAFVELKDNSAVTEPELIVFCKNQLSGFKAPKSVIFGPLPKTSTGKIQKFLLRETAGSAKAIAG from the coding sequence ATGGCTCCAGAAAAGATGACGATCAGTCCATTCGACAAGAACTTGGATAAAGTGAAAGCGAATTATGTACCGTTGACCCCGGTGAGCTTCCTACAGCGCAGCGCCCACGTCTATCCGAATCTCACTAGTGTCATCTACGAGGAACGGTGCTTCACGTGGAAGGAGACTTTCGAGCGTTGCAGGCGGTTTGCCTCCTTTCTGGATCAGTACGGCATCCGTCGCGGCGATACTGTCGCCGTGATGCTGCCAAACGTGCCGGCCATGGTGGAATCGCACTTTTCAATACCGATGATCGGAGCGATCATTCACGCCATAAATATTCGGCTTGACGCCGCCAGCATCGCGTTTCAGCTCGATCATGGCGGCGCCAAAGTCCTGCTGGTCGACCCAGAATTTGCAGACCTGATTAGGGAGGCGATCGCCCTCCTATCCGGACCGAAGCCACTGATCGTCGATGTCAGGGACAATCACTTCTCGAGCACTGCAATCGGGGACATCGACTACGAAACTGCACTCGTATCCGGCGACCCCGCCTTCGCGTGGCATCATCCGAATGATGAGTGGGATGCAATTGCTCTCAGTTATACCTCTGGAACTACGGGTGATCCAAAGGGGGTCGTAACGCACTATCGCGGAGCCTATCTGAGTGCCGTTAGCACCATCCTCGCCGGCAATCTCGGCCAGCATCCGGTCTACCTCTGGACGTTGCCGATGTTTCACTGCAACGGCTGGTGCTTCCCCTGGACCCTGGCAGCAGCTGCCGGCATTAATGTCTGCCTGCGCAAGGTCGAGCCGACCAGGATTTTCGAGCTGATCAAGCAGCACGGCGTTACCCACATGTGCGGCGCGCCGATTGTCTACAATATGCTGATCAACGCGCCCGACGCGTTGGAGCGCAATGCGGCCCGCGGCGTCGTGGGCCTGATCGCCGGCGCAGCGCCTCCGGTTGCAGTGCTCGAAGGCGCTGAGAGCATCGGCATAAAGCTCACGCACGTCTACGGCCTAACCGAGGTCTACGGGCCCGCCTCCGTCTGCGCCGAGCAACCTGGTTGGGACGAGTTGCCCGCAGCCGAGCGCGCGAAGATGAAGAGCCGGCAGGGCGTGCCTTACCATCTGCAGGACGCCCTCACGGTCATGAATCCCGAGACGATGCAGGAAGTACCGCGTGACGGCGAGACGATCGGCGAAGTCATGTTCCGCGGCAACATGGTAATGAAAGGTTATTTGAAAAACGAGAAAGCCACCCGGCAGGCCTTCGAGAGCGGTTGGTTCCACACCGGCGATCTCGGCGTTCTGGATGAACATGGCTACGTCATCGTCAAAGACCGATCGAAGGACATCATCATCTCAGGGGGCGAGAACATATCATCGGTGGAGGTGGAAGACGTGCTCTACAAGCATCCGGCCGTGTTGTTTGCTGCCGTGGTGGCCAAGCCGGACGCGAAATGGGGCGAAGTCCCGTGTGCTTTTGTCGAGCTCAAGGACAATTCCGCTGTAACAGAACCCGAACTCATTGTTTTTTGCAAGAATCAGCTTTCAGGGTTCAAGGCACCGAAATCAGTAATCTTTGGCCCGCTTCCGAAAACCTCCACCGGAAAGATTCAGAAGTTCCTGTTACGTGAAACGGCTGGATCAGCGAAGGCAATAGCGGGCTAA
- a CDS encoding Lrp/AsnC family transcriptional regulator, which translates to MTTTALDRIDIKILNELQQNANLTNVELASRVNLSPSPCLARVRTLEKLGVIDRRIAVLDPAVLGIGVTAFIQIKLEKQIQLSLDSFTRSIDRLGEVMECYLMTGDSDYLLRVMVSDIEALEDLIVNKLSRIAGVSSIRSSLALKRISHKTVLPIDTNRPVQIKSGNPASRRIERPTKSQYDASPQARPDGGMNLETSRIFDHGTAGL; encoded by the coding sequence ATGACGACGACAGCTTTAGATCGGATCGATATCAAGATCTTGAATGAACTGCAGCAGAACGCGAACTTGACGAACGTTGAGCTCGCTTCTCGCGTCAATCTCTCACCATCCCCCTGCCTCGCCCGAGTTCGCACCCTCGAAAAGCTGGGAGTCATTGACCGAAGAATCGCTGTGCTGGATCCAGCAGTTCTCGGCATCGGCGTCACTGCCTTCATACAGATCAAACTTGAAAAGCAGATTCAATTGTCCCTCGACAGTTTCACGCGCTCAATAGATCGCCTGGGTGAGGTGATGGAATGCTATCTCATGACGGGAGATAGCGATTATCTCCTTCGCGTCATGGTATCAGACATCGAGGCTCTTGAAGACCTCATCGTGAACAAGCTCTCACGGATCGCAGGTGTTTCCAGCATTCGCTCAAGCCTGGCGCTGAAGCGGATTTCCCATAAGACTGTGCTTCCTATCGACACAAACCGTCCCGTTCAGATCAAGTCGGGCAACCCTGCTTCTAGGCGCATCGAGAGACCCACCAAATCCCAATATGATGCTTCGCCTCAGGCTCGGCCCGACGGCGGAATGAACTTGGAGACTTCGCGGATCTTTGATCACGGCACGGCCGGCCTTTAG
- a CDS encoding helix-turn-helix domain-containing protein, which translates to MTGKLFIGRRFREVRESKKLTQKAFAERLGISLSYLNQIENNQRPVSASVLVLLAERFQIDLSSLSVNDNDRVMSMLTEALADPIFAPYAPNMQELKLVVQNAPGFAQALLNAHQAYRRNSEQLASLDGQIVNWAGEPTAYEEVRDFFHLVDNYVHELDTAAEALAERLGIPDNNTTTALVNHLEARHGVQIRQSGPHENSLRQFDRASRTLWLSPYLPTPTRNFQIALQIAALEEEERIGQIADQTAFRSADARNVCAAGLRNYFAGALILPYQRFLQSARDLRHDLELIATRFGASLEQVAHRLSTLQRPGSKGVPVFFARLDRAGNITKRHSAAKLQFARYGAACPLWNAHQAFEAPSQIIRQLAETPDGVRFLCIATELSKGRGGFGSPRPRYAIALGCEVSYAKDFVYADGLDLTNKGTYEPIGISCRICERTSCPQRAIPPLKSRLNIDRDCRDILPYRISS; encoded by the coding sequence ATGACTGGAAAGCTATTTATTGGGCGACGGTTCCGCGAGGTGAGGGAGAGCAAGAAGCTCACTCAAAAGGCGTTCGCCGAACGGCTCGGAATTTCACTTAGCTATTTGAACCAGATCGAGAACAACCAGAGGCCGGTTTCGGCCTCTGTCCTGGTGCTTCTCGCCGAGCGCTTTCAGATCGACCTCAGTTCGCTGTCGGTCAATGACAACGACAGGGTCATGTCGATGCTGACGGAAGCGCTGGCCGATCCGATCTTTGCGCCCTACGCGCCGAACATGCAGGAGCTGAAACTCGTCGTTCAGAACGCGCCGGGTTTCGCGCAAGCGCTCCTCAACGCGCACCAGGCGTACCGGCGCAACAGCGAGCAGCTCGCCAGTCTGGACGGCCAGATCGTCAACTGGGCCGGCGAGCCGACCGCTTACGAAGAAGTCCGCGACTTCTTTCATCTGGTCGACAATTACGTCCACGAGCTCGATACCGCCGCCGAGGCGCTCGCCGAGCGCCTCGGCATTCCCGACAACAATACGACCACGGCGCTGGTCAACCACCTGGAGGCCCGACATGGCGTGCAGATCCGCCAGAGCGGACCGCACGAAAATTCGTTACGGCAATTCGATCGTGCATCCCGCACCTTGTGGCTGAGCCCCTACCTTCCCACGCCAACCCGAAACTTCCAGATCGCACTGCAAATCGCCGCCCTCGAGGAGGAGGAGCGCATTGGCCAGATTGCCGACCAAACGGCTTTTCGATCCGCCGATGCGCGGAACGTCTGCGCGGCGGGATTGCGCAACTATTTCGCCGGCGCTCTCATTCTGCCCTATCAAAGATTCCTGCAATCCGCGCGAGACTTGCGCCACGATTTGGAGCTGATTGCCACGAGGTTCGGCGCGAGCCTGGAGCAGGTGGCCCATCGCTTGTCCACCTTGCAACGACCGGGCTCCAAGGGCGTGCCCGTGTTCTTCGCGCGGCTGGACCGCGCCGGAAACATCACCAAGCGACATAGCGCGGCAAAGCTGCAATTCGCACGTTACGGGGCGGCTTGCCCGCTCTGGAACGCTCATCAGGCGTTCGAGGCACCCAGCCAGATCATTCGGCAACTCGCCGAGACGCCGGACGGCGTCAGGTTTCTCTGCATTGCGACCGAACTTTCGAAAGGCCGCGGCGGCTTCGGCTCGCCGCGCCCGCGCTACGCCATCGCGCTCGGATGCGAGGTCTCCTACGCCAAGGATTTCGTCTATGCGGACGGGCTCGACCTCACCAACAAAGGCACCTACGAGCCGATCGGAATCTCCTGTCGAATCTGCGAGCGCACCAGCTGTCCCCAGCGCGCGATCCCTCCGCTCAAGAGCAGACTGAACATCGATCGAGACTGCAGGGACATACTGCCCTACCGGATTTCAAGCTAG
- a CDS encoding acyl-CoA carboxylase subunit beta produces MSTIEALEDRRAGATLGGGEKRIEAQHARGKLTARERIELLLDKGSFEELDMFVEHRSTEFGMEKTKVPGDGVVTGWGTVNGRKTFVFAKDFTVFGGSLSETHALKITKLQDMAMKARAPVIGLYDAGGARIQEGVAALAGYSYVFRRNVLASGVIPQISVIMGPCAGGDVYSPAMTDFIFMVKNTSYMFVTGPDVVKTVTNEVVTAEELGGASVHATRSSIADGAFENDVETLLQMRRLIDFLPSNNTDGVPEWPSFDDTARIDMSLDTLIPDNPNKPYDMKELILKVVDEGDFFEIAEAFAKNIVTGFGRIAGRTVGFVANQPMVLAGVLDSDASRKAARFVRFCDAFNIPIVTFVDVPGFLPGTAQEYGGLIKHGAKLLFAYSQCTVPLVTIITRKAYGGAFDVMASKEIGADMNYAWPTAQIAVMGAKGAVEIIFRSDIGDPDKIAARTKEYEDRFLSPFIAAERGYIDDVIMPHSTRKRIARALAMLKDKKVEAPAKKHDNLPL; encoded by the coding sequence ATCTCGACCATTGAAGCCCTTGAAGACCGTCGTGCCGGCGCAACGCTCGGCGGCGGGGAGAAGCGCATCGAGGCGCAGCATGCTCGCGGCAAGCTGACCGCACGCGAGCGCATCGAACTCCTGCTCGACAAGGGATCGTTCGAAGAGCTCGACATGTTCGTCGAGCACCGCTCCACCGAGTTCGGCATGGAGAAGACCAAGGTGCCCGGCGACGGCGTCGTCACCGGCTGGGGCACCGTCAACGGCCGCAAGACGTTTGTCTTTGCCAAGGACTTCACGGTGTTCGGCGGCTCGCTCTCGGAAACGCACGCGCTGAAAATCACCAAGCTCCAGGACATGGCGATGAAGGCGCGGGCGCCCGTCATCGGGCTCTATGACGCGGGCGGCGCCCGCATCCAGGAGGGCGTCGCCGCGCTCGCAGGCTATTCCTACGTGTTCCGCCGCAACGTGCTCGCCTCCGGCGTGATCCCGCAGATCTCCGTCATCATGGGCCCCTGCGCCGGCGGCGACGTCTATTCGCCTGCCATGACCGACTTCATCTTCATGGTGAAGAACACCAGCTACATGTTCGTCACCGGCCCCGACGTCGTGAAGACCGTCACCAACGAGGTCGTCACGGCCGAAGAGCTCGGCGGCGCCTCGGTGCACGCCACGCGCTCCTCGATCGCGGACGGCGCCTTCGAGAACGACGTCGAGACGCTCCTGCAGATGCGGCGCCTGATCGATTTCCTGCCCTCCAACAACACCGACGGCGTGCCGGAGTGGCCGAGCTTCGACGACACCGCCCGTATCGATATGTCGCTCGATACCCTGATCCCCGACAATCCGAACAAGCCCTACGACATGAAGGAGCTGATCCTGAAGGTCGTGGACGAGGGCGATTTCTTCGAGATCGCGGAAGCCTTCGCCAAGAACATCGTCACTGGCTTTGGCCGCATCGCAGGCCGTACCGTCGGCTTCGTCGCCAACCAGCCGATGGTGCTGGCCGGCGTGCTCGACAGCGATGCTTCGCGGAAAGCGGCGCGCTTCGTTCGTTTTTGTGATGCCTTCAACATCCCGATCGTCACCTTCGTCGACGTGCCGGGCTTCCTGCCGGGAACCGCGCAGGAATATGGCGGCCTGATCAAGCATGGCGCGAAGCTCTTGTTCGCGTACTCGCAATGCACGGTGCCGCTGGTGACCATCATCACCCGCAAGGCCTATGGCGGCGCCTTCGACGTCATGGCCTCCAAGGAGATTGGCGCCGACATGAACTACGCCTGGCCGACCGCCCAGATCGCGGTGATGGGCGCCAAGGGCGCTGTCGAGATCATCTTCCGCTCCGACATCGGCGACCCCGACAAGATCGCGGCGCGAACCAAGGAATACGAAGACCGTTTCCTGTCCCCCTTCATCGCCGCCGAGCGCGGCTACATCGACGACGTCATCATGCCGCACTCGACAAGGAAGCGGATCGCGCGGGCGCTCGCGATGCTGAAGGACAAGAAGGTGGAAGCGCCGGCCAAGAAGCACGACAATTTGCCGTTGTGA
- a CDS encoding methylmalonyl-CoA mutase family protein, producing MNTAQFALASAFSPASREDWRKLVDGVLKGAPFEKLIGKTYDGLRIEPIYRRAKDITPIEGRAPAAPWQIMQRIDHPDAAAANRQALQDLENGATGLALVFAGANCSRGFGLDPTAGAVAKALEDVHLDAGIGIELRIGTHGRKSAIHVAKYVKSVGLDPALCDIRFGLDPLGACALRGRSRYTWKEIARTVASTIKGLVTLGFKGPFAVSDGRIVHDAGGSEAQELAFVLACAVAYLHAMEAARIPLDQARTMIYARLAADADQFLTMAKFRALRLLWARIESACGLAPKPLFIAADSSWRMLTRRDPYVNMLRATLATFSAGIAGANAITVLPHTLALGLPDAFARRVARNTQLLLLEESNLAKVSDPAAGAGGIEALTMELCEAAWRSFQETENAGGIFATLQQGTFQAKITATRRAREANLAKRRDPLTGVSEFANLGEGAAAVLNVTPMALPPNVDQKYVFDALPPIRLAEPFESLRDKSDAILKLRGMRPRVFLASLGTPTDFTARATFAKSFFEAGGIEAIDGAGVADPAELALAFTGSGAELACLCSSDKIYAERAEISAQALQQVGARHIYLAGLLSQSEAAFRRAGIGSFIHVSCDALATLNAAYEWIQNPKISFG from the coding sequence ATGAATACCGCACAATTCGCATTGGCATCGGCCTTTTCGCCTGCTTCACGCGAGGACTGGCGCAAGCTGGTTGATGGCGTGCTAAAGGGAGCACCCTTCGAAAAGCTGATTGGCAAGACGTACGACGGCTTGAGAATCGAGCCGATTTACCGCCGAGCGAAAGACATTACGCCGATCGAGGGGCGTGCACCCGCGGCGCCTTGGCAGATCATGCAGCGTATCGATCATCCAGACGCGGCAGCAGCAAACAGGCAAGCCCTCCAAGATCTCGAGAATGGAGCGACGGGCCTGGCGCTCGTCTTTGCCGGGGCCAACTGCAGCCGCGGGTTCGGCTTGGACCCAACGGCGGGCGCCGTCGCCAAAGCTCTAGAGGACGTTCACCTTGATGCCGGCATTGGGATTGAACTTCGGATCGGTACACATGGGCGTAAGTCCGCGATCCACGTCGCGAAATACGTGAAGTCGGTCGGTCTCGATCCTGCCCTCTGCGACATTAGATTTGGGCTGGATCCGCTGGGCGCGTGCGCCCTCCGCGGACGCAGTCGATACACCTGGAAGGAAATCGCGCGGACGGTTGCCAGCACGATCAAAGGGCTCGTAACGCTGGGGTTCAAAGGGCCGTTCGCTGTGAGCGATGGCCGTATCGTTCATGATGCCGGCGGCTCAGAAGCGCAGGAGCTTGCCTTCGTGCTTGCCTGCGCGGTGGCATATCTGCACGCTATGGAAGCGGCGCGCATTCCGCTGGATCAAGCACGAACTATGATTTATGCGCGACTCGCTGCTGACGCAGACCAGTTTTTGACTATGGCCAAATTCCGCGCGTTACGACTACTCTGGGCGCGCATCGAATCGGCGTGTGGACTTGCGCCAAAGCCGCTGTTTATTGCGGCCGATAGCTCCTGGCGCATGTTGACCAGGCGCGATCCCTACGTGAACATGTTGCGCGCTACCTTGGCGACATTCTCTGCGGGAATCGCCGGTGCCAATGCGATCACCGTTCTCCCGCACACGTTGGCGCTAGGCCTTCCGGACGCGTTTGCGCGGCGCGTGGCGCGCAACACGCAGCTCCTGCTGCTGGAGGAAAGCAATCTAGCCAAGGTTAGCGATCCTGCCGCAGGTGCTGGCGGCATTGAGGCGCTAACAATGGAGCTATGCGAGGCGGCCTGGAGGAGCTTTCAGGAGACTGAAAATGCCGGAGGCATTTTTGCCACTCTCCAACAGGGAACGTTTCAGGCGAAGATCACAGCTACGCGCAGGGCGCGTGAAGCCAATCTCGCGAAGCGCCGCGACCCGCTGACCGGGGTGAGCGAGTTCGCAAACCTTGGCGAAGGCGCAGCGGCGGTACTGAACGTAACACCGATGGCTCTTCCGCCAAACGTTGACCAGAAATACGTATTCGATGCACTGCCACCGATCCGGCTTGCGGAACCATTCGAATCGCTCCGCGACAAGTCCGATGCGATATTGAAGCTACGCGGCATGCGGCCGCGAGTGTTTCTTGCTAGTCTGGGCACACCGACCGACTTTACGGCCCGCGCGACCTTCGCGAAGAGCTTCTTCGAAGCCGGAGGAATTGAGGCTATCGACGGCGCAGGCGTTGCCGACCCAGCCGAGCTTGCCCTCGCATTCACAGGCTCAGGCGCCGAACTCGCCTGCCTTTGCTCCAGCGACAAGATCTATGCGGAGCGCGCCGAAATCTCCGCCCAAGCGCTTCAGCAAGTCGGTGCTAGGCACATCTATTTGGCGGGACTTCTCTCTCAATCCGAGGCCGCGTTTCGGCGGGCTGGCATCGGCAGCTTCATTCACGTCAGTTGCGACGCCTTGGCAACGCTAAATGCCGCTTACGAGTGGATCCAAAACCCGAAGATTTCCTTCGGATAA
- the scpA gene encoding methylmalonyl-CoA mutase has translation MSGIPNFANVAFERCSVVTSSVPVDPWVTPEGIPVKSAYGEADIAELDFLETYPGIAPFLRGPYPTMYVNQPWTVRQYAGFSTAEDSNAFYRRNLAAGQKGLSVAFDLATHRGYDSDHPRVGGDVGMAGVAIDSIYDMRTLFAGIPLDQMSVSMTMNGAVLPILALYVAAAEEQGVPPEKLSGTIQNDILKEFMVRNTYIYPPAPSMRIISDIFAYTSTRMPKYNSISISGYHMQEAGATQDLELAYTLADGVEYLRAGLAAGLDVDRFAPRLSFFWAIGMNFFMEVAKLRAARLLWAKLLKPFNPKDPRSLSLRTHSQTSGWSLTAQDVFNNVMRTTVEAMAATQGHTQSLHTNALDEALALPTDFSARIARNTQLFLQQESGTTRIIDPWGGSYYVERLTRDLAAKAWSHIHEVEELGGMAKAIEAGVPKLRIEEASAKTQARIDAGKQAVIGVNKYRPTDEAPIDILKVDNTNVRRLQIDKLKRLKSERNQKDVDTALAALTRAAGEGNGNLLALAIDAARAKATVGEISDAMEKVFGRHRAEIKSITGVYKREASSMGNQVEKVQALIDAFEEAEGRRPRILVAKIGQDGHDRGQKVIASAFADIGFDVDIGPLFATADEAARQAVENDVHILGVSSLAAAHLTAVPELKAALKKQGREDIMIIVGGVVPPQDYDALYAAGAEAIFPPGTVIADAAEELIHKLNARLGHSEAA, from the coding sequence ATCAGCGGTATCCCGAATTTTGCAAATGTTGCTTTCGAAAGGTGCTCGGTCGTCACCTCTTCTGTTCCCGTCGATCCGTGGGTGACTCCGGAGGGCATTCCGGTCAAGTCAGCATACGGAGAAGCAGATATCGCCGAGCTCGATTTCCTCGAGACCTACCCGGGCATCGCGCCGTTCCTGCGCGGTCCCTATCCGACCATGTACGTCAACCAGCCCTGGACGGTCCGGCAATATGCCGGCTTCTCCACGGCGGAGGATTCCAACGCGTTCTACCGCCGCAACCTCGCGGCCGGACAGAAAGGCCTCTCGGTCGCCTTCGATCTCGCCACCCATCGCGGCTATGACAGCGACCATCCGCGGGTCGGCGGCGACGTCGGCATGGCCGGCGTCGCGATCGATTCCATCTACGACATGCGCACGCTGTTCGCAGGCATCCCGCTCGACCAGATGAGCGTGTCCATGACCATGAACGGCGCGGTGCTGCCGATCCTCGCGCTCTATGTCGCGGCCGCCGAGGAGCAGGGCGTTCCGCCGGAAAAGCTCTCGGGCACCATTCAGAACGACATTCTGAAAGAGTTCATGGTGCGCAACACCTACATCTATCCGCCCGCGCCCTCGATGCGGATCATCTCGGACATCTTCGCCTACACCTCCACGAGGATGCCGAAATACAATTCGATCTCGATCTCCGGCTATCACATGCAGGAGGCCGGCGCGACGCAGGACCTCGAGCTCGCCTATACGCTCGCCGACGGCGTCGAATATCTGCGGGCCGGTCTTGCCGCTGGCCTCGATGTCGACCGCTTCGCGCCACGGCTGTCGTTCTTCTGGGCGATCGGCATGAACTTCTTCATGGAGGTCGCCAAGCTGCGCGCCGCGCGTCTGCTTTGGGCGAAGCTCCTGAAACCGTTCAACCCGAAAGACCCGCGCTCGCTGTCGCTGCGCACGCATTCGCAGACCTCTGGCTGGTCGCTAACGGCGCAGGACGTCTTCAACAACGTCATGCGCACCACGGTTGAGGCGATGGCGGCCACCCAAGGCCACACCCAGTCGCTGCACACCAACGCGCTTGACGAGGCGCTGGCGCTGCCGACCGATTTCTCCGCCCGCATCGCCCGCAACACCCAGCTCTTCCTTCAGCAGGAGAGCGGCACCACCCGCATCATCGATCCCTGGGGCGGCTCGTATTATGTCGAGCGCCTGACGCGCGATCTCGCCGCCAAGGCCTGGAGCCATATCCATGAGGTCGAGGAGCTCGGCGGCATGGCCAAGGCCATCGAGGCCGGCGTGCCCAAGCTGCGCATCGAGGAAGCCTCGGCCAAGACCCAGGCCCGCATCGATGCCGGCAAGCAGGCCGTGATCGGCGTCAACAAGTACAGGCCGACGGATGAGGCACCGATCGATATCCTCAAGGTCGACAATACCAATGTCCGCCGGCTTCAAATTGACAAGCTGAAGCGGCTGAAATCCGAGCGCAACCAGAAGGACGTCGATACCGCGCTCGCCGCGCTCACGCGCGCGGCCGGCGAAGGCAACGGCAATCTGCTCGCGCTCGCCATCGACGCGGCGCGGGCCAAGGCCACCGTCGGCGAAATCTCGGACGCGATGGAAAAAGTGTTCGGTCGGCACCGCGCCGAGATCAAGTCCATCACCGGCGTCTACAAGCGGGAAGCATCCAGCATGGGCAACCAGGTCGAGAAGGTTCAGGCGCTGATCGACGCTTTCGAAGAAGCCGAGGGCCGCCGCCCGCGCATCCTGGTCGCCAAGATCGGCCAGGACGGCCACGACCGCGGCCAGAAGGTGATCGCCTCGGCCTTTGCCGATATCGGCTTCGATGTCGACATCGGACCGCTGTTCGCCACGGCCGATGAAGCGGCACGGCAGGCAGTCGAGAACGACGTTCACATCCTCGGCGTCTCTTCGCTTGCAGCCGCCCATCTCACCGCCGTGCCGGAGTTGAAAGCCGCGCTGAAGAAGCAGGGCCGCGAGGATATCATGATCATCGTCGGCGGCGTGGTGCCGCCGCAGGACTACGACGCACTCTACGCCGCCGGCGCCGAGGCCATCTTCCCGCCCGGCACGGTGATCGCAGACGCAGCCGAGGAGCTCATCCACAAACTGAATGCCCGGCTCGGGCATAGCGAGGCTGCATAG
- a CDS encoding VOC family protein, which translates to MKLKHVYLTAPEPEALARFYEALGLTIRFADRGKWIQFVGDKAAFCLASPAESVSEQFRNAVVVFEVEDMDAALEQARAEGAELVGEVREMGAHGRVAHLKDPQRNTIQFFQAVVKKGV; encoded by the coding sequence ATGAAGCTTAAGCACGTCTATCTTACCGCTCCGGAACCTGAAGCACTGGCCCGCTTTTACGAAGCACTTGGATTGACGATCCGCTTTGCTGACCGCGGCAAGTGGATTCAGTTCGTAGGAGACAAGGCCGCCTTTTGCTTAGCAAGCCCTGCGGAATCCGTGTCCGAGCAGTTTCGGAATGCTGTGGTTGTATTCGAGGTGGAGGATATGGACGCTGCGCTTGAGCAAGCGCGGGCGGAGGGCGCTGAGCTCGTCGGTGAAGTTCGGGAGATGGGGGCGCATGGCCGGGTGGCCCATTTGAAAGATCCGCAACGCAACACAATTCAGTTCTTTCAGGCTGTGGTCAAGAAGGGCGTCTAA
- a CDS encoding flavin reductase family protein: protein MRNVPGAVSIVTTGVHPSRHGLTLTAGCSLSTEPSSVLVCVNKSAGGHDTIKQSGSFCWNILAADHAELARKFSGQDGSKGDIRFTDGLWRELITGAPSLIDAICSFDCRLTDSHDAGSHTIFVGEVVAQAINADRDPLVYVNGEFTVPKR from the coding sequence ATGCGCAACGTGCCGGGTGCAGTGTCTATCGTAACTACGGGGGTGCATCCTAGCAGGCACGGTTTGACGCTGACGGCCGGCTGCTCATTGTCGACCGAGCCATCGAGCGTGCTGGTCTGCGTGAACAAGTCGGCTGGCGGTCACGATACGATAAAGCAGAGTGGATCATTCTGCTGGAATATTCTCGCGGCGGATCACGCCGAGCTGGCAAGAAAGTTCTCCGGGCAGGACGGCAGCAAGGGTGACATACGCTTTACCGACGGTTTGTGGCGCGAACTGATTACGGGAGCGCCAAGTTTGATCGATGCGATTTGTAGCTTCGATTGCCGACTGACTGACTCTCACGATGCTGGCAGTCATACGATCTTCGTCGGTGAGGTGGTCGCACAAGCGATAAACGCCGATCGCGACCCCCTTGTCTATGTGAATGGCGAATTCACAGTACCGAAGCGTTAG